The Lolium rigidum isolate FL_2022 chromosome 1, APGP_CSIRO_Lrig_0.1, whole genome shotgun sequence region GAAGATGACCATCCAAACACTCCGCTCAGCCATACTAGCGACAAATACTAGTCCATGTTCAGTCATCTCACACCaacaaaactaaaaactaaaCTCTACACATCACAATCCTCATCACATGAGGGATCATCAAACAAACCCCAAATCAATCCACACTCTATatctcctcttcttcgtcttcgaACGGGTCTCTCTCCGGGAAGTCGCCGACCTGCAAACAAAGACCACTGCGGTGTAAAATTCCTCATGTACAGAAAATAATAAATATGCTAGGTAAGTATTCGGATTGGTGCTATCCAACTTCCAATAAATCAATTCATTCAAATGTCCCAATCTAGCAAGTCCGGCTGTACAATAATACATCCACCGTAACACAAAGCCACCTACTGACCTACAGGATACCAGGTTCTAAGAATTGTAAGGCCAACCAGGTATCCAGCAAGGAACAATACCTTTACTTTCTCTGGCCTCACAATTGCCCCATGCCCTTGAGGACACTCAAAGAACCGGACGCCTTTCACCCTACATGTTCCAACAGGTCGGAGAAAATGTCAGCAAGAGGTATTTCTTCAATTCAAAGATTCAAATATGTATCCCTGTGATGGTTTGAAAATGAACATACATGCCATCGTGTTTTCCGAGTGGCTCGTCATACTGCACACCGACCCAGAATCCGCGTCCGAGAGCTTCAGCTTTGCCAACGAATTTCACGGTACCCCTCTTGGCACCTGGCTCAACCTCGCATCTGTCTCCCACCTATTATGAAGTAGATTTTAATCTTCAGTCATGAAGTATTGCAGTCCAGGTTTCATTACATGCTACTGCTAGAAAGAAAGCTCGGTGCCAATATTGAATATTCCAGATTGTTCCTTTCAATAGCAAAGGACGAATATTTACTACACGCACATGCCTCTGATGGCAGAGTACCCCGTTAATAGTAAGCATAAGTCATCAATTATCTTGGTCCAATTTCGTCCTCCATGTCAACCCACACTGTTGGATAGTCATACTTAGTGAGTGGAGTTGCTATTGTTCTTTGTCGAAACTGCTAGTCAAACCAGGGAGCTACTAGAAGGCAATATACACTTCAAATAGCTGATACAGTTGGCAATAATCAAGGACGATGAAGACCACATAAGGATGTCCAAATACTCCTTTAAAGTTAATAGAATGCATATGAAAAGAGAAATCAAGCTCATTTGGTCACAGATTCATACGTACTAATCAGGATTATTTCTACATGAAGATATTATCGCAGCCAATATGCTAGCTGGCAAACTGCACATATTTCAACATAGTATTATCAACTAGTATATCCATAAGGCTGCTATACCAGATACAATATGGAAAGACAGTACCTCCACTAGTGCTGGGGTGCTAAATTGCCGATACTCAGCAGGCTAAACTAGAAAATCTTGTTTTGGAAAAATTCGGTGTATGCAAGGTAGGAAACTGAGATTGTTGGGCCTTGAAGCAGATTATGGCAATATTCCATTCCATAGTGTGTGCCAAAACTTAAACTAATGCACATGTATAAAGCAAATTAACTGACCTTGATATTGGCACACAATTCCTCCATCTGATTGTCTGACTGCTAAGGAGGACAAGAAATGGGGTAAGCAAAGCAGGCTGAAGAAGGGAACAGAGTAGTCCAGAACATGAGCAACTTACTTGTTTATCATCCGATACAGGGTTTTTCGATACCATCTTTTCTTTGAACTTTCGAAAGTTTGCTGCACAAAGGTGAAGATGCTATCATGGAGTCTACTCCAAATGATATCAGAGAGCGTGTCACCATATCCATACATTTCATATGAGTCTGCAATGACCCATACTTATTTTGGGCTAAATAACTAATTTTTTACATCATGTCCCTACTATAACGACGATAAGTTTCCTTTTTAGGCCGTTCACGACTTGTTTGCTACATAAGTTAGAACTACAACAGGTCTCTAAGCATTTGCAAGGAATGTAGTGAATTGCAAAGAATACACTTACTGCCGAGCTTGTCATATGCTTCATCGGATATCGTATACTTCTCGACGAGCGAAGTGTCTTCCAACCAGCCACCGGAGGTCACCGACGAGGGATCGAGATCAACGATGTGCAGCCGGTACCTTGAGAGCACACCATCATCAGATCAAGAAGCAGCATGTAGCAAGAGGAGATGCGAGTGGGGAGCGGAGGGACGCACCCGTCGTAGGGCGAGTATGCGGCGAGGGGCGCGGCGTCGCGGTCGAGGTCGGCGACCCTGGCGCCGGTCTCGTCGCGGAGCTCGAGGCGCATGGAGGCCACGGAGGTGCCGGTCTTCTTCCAGAGCTTCTCCTTGAGCGCCTCGACGGTGGTCTGAGATCCGCGCGGCCATTAGCGACAAGCGTCCGCGATAAGATCCAGGCGGATGCGATAGGTTCAGGTGGTACCTGCTGGGAGACGCGGACGTCGGAGGAGAAGCTTGTGAGGTTGGAGTGCGAGACGATCAGCGTGACGCTGTCGTCCGCCGGCAGCTGCAGCTTCGACGCCATTGCGCTGTGCTGGTGCTGTGGCGGTGGTCGGAGTAGGAGTAGGAGTAGGAGGGGAGCCGCCGCCGGCAATCCGTGCGAGTAATGGGGGCTCTACAGCTGGCGATTTTGACGAAAATAACCCTTTGGGCGAAGAACATCATGAAATGATCCTCTGCCAAACTATTTTACCGGACTAACACTTTTATGTGGCGTCCTTGCTATCAATGGCACACTTGTCTGTGTGGCGCTCATGCGCACGGTACCACACATCCAGACCGATGTGGCGCGGACGACGCTGCGCGCCGTTGACCAGCCGACATGGCAGGATGTGTGGTGGCGCCGCTTATGTGTGGCAGCCCGAGCCACCTAGCCCGACCCagccacaccccccccccccccacccacccaaatCTTCTTCCTCCCCTCCTCCAACCAGTCACTCCACCTCTCTTCCCCACCCAAATCACTCTCAAATCTTGGTGGATTTCGttggatctgtccgtggagatcgttcccaactcattccttgaggtaatctcctctgttccccttcttttcatccaataaattgatggatttggttggatttaGATGTGAAACCCTAAGTTGATTTGGCAAGTGAAGTTGATGGATTTAGAATCTTAGGGTTTGTTGAagtaggacaagtggtaggggtaGGTTGTATGGGTAGAAACCCTAGGTTGATTTGTTTTGACTATGGCTAACTAATGAAcgcatgtatgtatgtgttgttcacattatgctaggtggatggaaagaattgttcatgttcatcatgtggacaaggatgcttttttgaagggaaacctagagccggacccggaagaggttgacttggtgtttgaccgtaGCCCTAGTTTTtccgaggtggtagcacaagtgaggattgacttgaattggaatgagcgaaataatggtgttgagctagaggggatacataatgtggggtttgaaatgcacacccgttggaagacaatgcgtatcaactc contains the following coding sequences:
- the LOC124682858 gene encoding tubulin-folding cofactor B-like isoform X2: MASKLQLPADDSVTLIVSHSNLTSFSSDVRVSQQTTVEALKEKLWKKTGTSVASMRLELRDETGARVADLDRDAAPLAAYSPYDGYRLHIVDLDPSSVTSGGWLEDTSLVEKYTISDEAYDKLGTNFRKFKEKMVSKNPVSDDKQSDNQMEELCANIKVGDRCEVEPGAKRGTVKFVGKAEALGRGFWVGVQYDEPLGKHDGMVKGVRFFECPQGHGAIVRPEKVKVGDFPERDPFEDEEEEI
- the LOC124682858 gene encoding tubulin-folding cofactor B-like isoform X1; this translates as MASKLQLPADDSVTLIVSHSNLTSFSSDVRVSQQTTVEALKEKLWKKTGTSVASMRLELRDETGARVADLDRDAAPLAAYSPYDGYRLHIVDLDPSSVTSGGWLEDTSLVEKYTISDEAYDKLGTNFRKFKEKMVSKNPVSDDKQQSDNQMEELCANIKVGDRCEVEPGAKRGTVKFVGKAEALGRGFWVGVQYDEPLGKHDGMVKGVRFFECPQGHGAIVRPEKVKVGDFPERDPFEDEEEEI